The stretch of DNA CAGTCCGAGGGGCAGGTCGTGTTCTACAGGAGCGTGGCCCACGGCGAGAACGTGGACGTGGCCGGCTCGGACATCGCGCTCGGGGAGATACTGGCTTGGAGAGGCGACGTCGTGACACCCCTCCTCGTCTCCCTTCTCGCTACCACCGGGGTTGACAGGGTCTGGGTCTACAGGCGGGTTAGGGTGGGGATAATACCCACGGGCAACGAGGTGAGGCCCCCGGGGCAACGCCTCGAGTACGGGCAGGTCTACGACTCGAACTCCTACATGGTGTACAGCTTCATGAAGCTCCTGGGGGCTCAGCCGAGGATCTATGAACGGGTCCCGGACGACTCCTCCCTGATAGAGGAGTCCATACACAGGGCGCTGGAGGAGAACGATGTCGTGGTCACTATCGGCGGCACGAGCGCGGGCCTCGAGGACTACACCTTCCGCGCTATGTCGAAGCTGAACCCAGGCATACTGGTCCACGGCGTGCGCGAGAAGCCAGGCCGCCCCCTCGTCGTCGCGCTCCACGGGGACAAGATCCTCCTCGGCCTCCCCGGCTTCCCCATGTCCTGCCTCTTGACGGTGTACCTCTACCTCATCCCCGTGGTCTCGAAGCTTCAAGGTCTCCGGACCCCACCCGTCAAAAGTCTGAGCGCCGAGGTTGCGCTCCCGCTGAGGGGGGAGCCGGGTATACGCGTCTTCGTTCCAGCGATCCTCACCAGCGACGGGGAGAGGCTGAGAGCCTTCCCCCTACCGGGACACAGCGGGCGCGTGTCCTCCATGGCTCTCTTCGACGGCTTCATAGTCGTCCGTGAGAGCGAGGAGTTCAAGCCCCAGGGCGCGGTCGCAGAGGTCATACCGAACCCCTTCGCCAGGCCCTACGCGGTGAACATCATAGGGAGCCACGACCCCCTGCTTCAGGATCTCGTTCGAGACGTCATAGGCGAGGCCGCGAGGCTCGTGAACGTGGGCAGCACAGGCGGGCTCCAGGCGGTGAAGAGCGGCGTAGCCGACTTGGCTGGCACGCACCTCCTGGATCCCGAGACGGGCGAGTACAACGTACCGTACGTGAGGAGGTACGAGATCAGGGAAGCTGTCCTGCTGAGGGGTTACCTGAGAGAGCAGGGCTTCGTCTACAGAAAGGAGTTCGGGGAAGTGGCCTCGCTATCAGACGTAATCGATCGAGGCCTGAAGTTCGTTAACCGCAACCCGGGGAGCGGCACGCGGGTGCTCGTCGACAAGATGCTCGAGGACGAGGCGGCGAAGAGAGGAGTGCCGGTCGAGGAGCTCAAGTCCAAGCTCAACGGCTACACATTCGAGGTGAAAACGCACGAGGCCGTCGCCTACCTTGTAGCCAAGGGTGTCGCGGACGTCGGTGTCGCGCTGAGGCTGGTAGCCGAGAAGTACGGCTTAGGGTTCGTGAGTATCGCCTGGGAGAGGTACGACGTACTTTTGAGGAAAGACTCTCTCAGGAAGCCCGAGGTCGCGCGGCTAGTGGAGGCCCTGAAGAGCCTCTCGCAGAAGAGCCTCGACGCGTACCCCGGCTACAAGGTTGACGGTGAGACAGGTTCTATGATCAGCCTATAACCGTAGCGATAGTATTTACTCGCTCTGCGGTTGCTACGAGGTGGCCGGAACGCGAAGCGCCGCTTGCCGGGCCTCGAGGGTTAGCTTTTGTATCAGCTTGCGGTACTGCTCCGCGTAATGGCTACCTATAGCCCCCTCCCAGACGATCCTACCGGAGAAGAGCACCACCCCCCTGTCTGCCAGCCTCTCCGCCTGACCGGGGTCGTGCGTGACCAGGATCACCGTCACCTCCTCTTTCAGCTCCTTCACGACCTCCTCCACCTTACTGGCGCTCACGGGGTCGAGGCTGGCGGTGGGCTCGTCCAGCAGAAGGACCTTCGGCTTCAACGCGAGGGCCCTTGCGATGCACAGGCGTTGCTGCTGCCCGCCGCTAAGCCTGGAAGCCGGTTCGCGGAGGCGATCCTTAACCTCATCCCACAGCGCAGCCCTCTCGAGAGCCCACCTCACGAGCTGCTCGAGCTCCCTTCCCCTAGCGAGGCCATGGAGCCTCGGGCCGATGACGACGTTGTCGTAGATGCTGAGGTGTGGGAAGGGGTTCGGGGTCTGGAAGACCATCCCGGTCAGGCGTGCTAGCGTGTCGGGACTGGTGGAGTTGTACACGTCATGGCCCATTACCTCTACTTTGCCGCTGACCCGCGCTCCGTCTCTCAAGAGCACGAGCCTGTTGACGGTCCGAAGGAGAGTAGACTTCCCGCTGCCGGACGGCCCCATCACGGCGAAGATCGTCCTCTCGGGGACCTCTAGGTTCACGTCCCACAGGATGCGAGTTTCCCCGTACCAAACGCTCACGTTGCTAAACCTTACAGCGACGCCGCTCATCAGAACTTCACCTCGCCCGCGAGCCTCCCAACAAGGTACGTAAGCGCGACGGAGGCGATGAGGAGGAGACCCGATGCGGCCCACGCCAGCGACCTGAGGTTCTCGTAGGGCATCATCGCGAAGCGGTAGACGACCAGGGATAGTGTGCTTGAGGGCCCCGTAAGGCCGTAGAAGCCGTAGAGCGCGAAGCCCGCGGTGAGCAGAACAGGCGCCGTCTCGCCTAGAGCCTTCGTGTAGCCCAGCAGGACGCCCGAGGCGATGCCGGTCCTGCACATGGGGACGAGCACGAGCCAGACTGTTTTCCAGCGGGGGAGGTCGAGCGCGTAGGCCGCCTCCCGGTACTCCTCCGGTATCGAGGTGACAGCCTCCTTGACCTGCTCGATTACGAAGGGAAGAACCGTTATGGCCAGGCTGACTGCGCCGGCGAGTAGCGAGTAGCTTTTCAGCGACAAGCAGATAGTCGCGAAAACGAAGAGCCCGATAATCACGGTAGGGATCTCCGCGAGCATCTGCACCGTAGCGGAAGCAATGCTAGCGAGCCTCGACATCCTCTCCTCGCCGAGGTACACCCCCACAGCCACCCCGACGGGTGCGGAAAAGGCTAGGGCTAGAGCCGTCATAATCGCCGTGTTCAGGATCACGGGGCCAAGTCCCCCGACACTCCCTCCGGGCTCGCCTGGAGGCAGGACGAAAAACCCTAAACCCTCGGCCACTAGGACGCGCGCCAGGCTCAGGATCGAGGAAAACGCTATGTGTAAGATTACCGCGAGGAGGGTAACGGCTGTAACCAGCGAGTAGACGAGGAAAGCCCTGTCGGCTACGGCTCTCCTCAACCTCATCGCCAACCACCAGCCTTCCTGGCAAGCCAGAGGCCAACAGCCACAAACAGCGCGTTTACCAGGAGCATTACTAGAGCGGCGCTGAAGAGGGTGCTCAGCATGTAGCTGTAGAGAGAGGCCTCCGTGACGTAGTTCACAATTAGGCTCGAAACCGTAATCCCCGGCTCGAGGGGGCAGAGGGGTATATTGAAAGAGTTACCCACTACCAAGCTCACGGCTGTTGTTTCGCCGACGCTCTTGCCGAACGTGAGGAGGAGGGCGCCCAGGAACGCTCCCTTAATGAGACCCCACAGGACTCTGAACCTCTCGTAGCCTGTGGCCCCCAGGCTGAATAGAGCCTCGCGGTAAGTGAATGGCACGAACCTGTACGCCTCGTAGAGGATCAAGGAGGCGAAGGGCGCGTTCATCAGGGCTAGCACCACGGCTCCAGTCAGGATCGACTGGCCTGTCGGCGAAGCGTTCTCGCACACCCCAGGTACTTTTAGACTGCGCAACAGCGGCGCCACGTAGTCGAGCCCCCACAACCCGAACACGACGGTTGGTAGCGCAGTTCCGTAGAACATCAAGCCACGCAGTAACCCCCGCAAGCTAGCCGGCGCATACTCCCAAGCTAAGGCCACAACTCCGGGTACAATCAGCGCGACCAGCCCCGTGGCCAAGGCGGAGACGTAAAGGGTTCCCAGCAGGGCTGGTAGAAGGCCGTACACTTCCTCACTGGGCGACCACCCAGAAGTTGTGATAAGGTTGAGGCCGTAGCGGAGTATCGCTGGGGCAGAGTTTACGGCCAGGGTGGCTACCAAGGCTGCTAAAGCGAGTAGAACGATGGCGACGAACGGGATCGACACCTTGATGAAGCTGTCCACGTGCAAATCATCACCTAGCGTTTGAAAACTATGTATCAATATAAATTTAACCTCAGCCGTATATAGAAAGAAGGCTATTTTAATAGTCTATGGACCCGAGAGCAGCTTCGCGACGCTCCTGCCTGCCTCGAGGAAGGTGCCTGCTACGGGTGCATAGCCCTCGGCGATGTACCTCTGGCCCTCTGTGAAAACCCACTCGAGGAAAAGCGAAAGCGCCTTAGCCTTCTCCCGAGGGTAGGCGCTCGGGCTCTTCACGATAAGGTAGCTGACGGAGACTATTGGGTACGCGCCGCTCGCCTTCACGTTCAGCGTTTGGTCGAGGAGGTTTAGCTTGCTCACGTCTGAGGCGGGATCCAGCTTCACGCTCACCCCTTCCAGTGCCTTCGCCACAGACTCAGGGGTGGGAATAATGTACTCGCTGAGAGCGTTTTCGAGCGCGACCACCCCGAGGTTTTTCGTGTACGCGAGCTCGACGTAACCGAGCGAGTACGGTGTATTCCTAACAGTCTGCGCTACGCCCTGGTTGCCCTGCGCGCCAACCCCCCTGCCTACAGAGTCTAGAGGCCACTGAACAGTGAGACCGGCTCCTACCCGCTC from Infirmifilum sp. NZ encodes:
- a CDS encoding phosphate ABC transporter ATP-binding protein; the encoded protein is MSGVAVRFSNVSVWYGETRILWDVNLEVPERTIFAVMGPSGSGKSTLLRTVNRLVLLRDGARVSGKVEVMGHDVYNSTSPDTLARLTGMVFQTPNPFPHLSIYDNVVIGPRLHGLARGRELEQLVRWALERAALWDEVKDRLREPASRLSGGQQQRLCIARALALKPKVLLLDEPTASLDPVSASKVEEVVKELKEEVTVILVTHDPGQAERLADRGVVLFSGRIVWEGAIGSHYAEQYRKLIQKLTLEARQAALRVPATS
- a CDS encoding PstA family ABC transporter permease; protein product: MRLRRAVADRAFLVYSLVTAVTLLAVILHIAFSSILSLARVLVAEGLGFFVLPPGEPGGSVGGLGPVILNTAIMTALALAFSAPVGVAVGVYLGEERMSRLASIASATVQMLAEIPTVIIGLFVFATICLSLKSYSLLAGAVSLAITVLPFVIEQVKEAVTSIPEEYREAAYALDLPRWKTVWLVLVPMCRTGIASGVLLGYTKALGETAPVLLTAGFALYGFYGLTGPSSTLSLVVYRFAMMPYENLRSLAWAASGLLLIASVALTYLVGRLAGEVKF
- a CDS encoding molybdopterin biosynthesis protein — its product is MPERKIYRSLVSVDDVLKILESHRRLEPLGEEEVPLPEAVGRVLSRNVFSPMDYPPYTRALVDGFAVISSDLVGVYEDRPRALKLVDKLSTGETRLIRISRGETVEVSTGAIVPYPADAVVPVEYTHQSEGQVVFYRSVAHGENVDVAGSDIALGEILAWRGDVVTPLLVSLLATTGVDRVWVYRRVRVGIIPTGNEVRPPGQRLEYGQVYDSNSYMVYSFMKLLGAQPRIYERVPDDSSLIEESIHRALEENDVVVTIGGTSAGLEDYTFRAMSKLNPGILVHGVREKPGRPLVVALHGDKILLGLPGFPMSCLLTVYLYLIPVVSKLQGLRTPPVKSLSAEVALPLRGEPGIRVFVPAILTSDGERLRAFPLPGHSGRVSSMALFDGFIVVRESEEFKPQGAVAEVIPNPFARPYAVNIIGSHDPLLQDLVRDVIGEAARLVNVGSTGGLQAVKSGVADLAGTHLLDPETGEYNVPYVRRYEIREAVLLRGYLREQGFVYRKEFGEVASLSDVIDRGLKFVNRNPGSGTRVLVDKMLEDEAAKRGVPVEELKSKLNGYTFEVKTHEAVAYLVAKGVADVGVALRLVAEKYGLGFVSIAWERYDVLLRKDSLRKPEVARLVEALKSLSQKSLDAYPGYKVDGETGSMISL
- a CDS encoding PstC family ABC transporter permease — its product is MDSFIKVSIPFVAIVLLALAALVATLAVNSAPAILRYGLNLITTSGWSPSEEVYGLLPALLGTLYVSALATGLVALIVPGVVALAWEYAPASLRGLLRGLMFYGTALPTVVFGLWGLDYVAPLLRSLKVPGVCENASPTGQSILTGAVVLALMNAPFASLILYEAYRFVPFTYREALFSLGATGYERFRVLWGLIKGAFLGALLLTFGKSVGETTAVSLVVGNSFNIPLCPLEPGITVSSLIVNYVTEASLYSYMLSTLFSAALVMLLVNALFVAVGLWLARKAGGWR